A single region of the Nocardioides aquaticus genome encodes:
- a CDS encoding DUF1501 domain-containing protein, protein MPASPVRPATPGVTPDVTCADAGCAGFTASRRRVLGGLALGGLTTITGSTVVTMSGAPALAAEADDDSVLVVLSLRGASDGLSLVVPHGDPAYYAARPRIAVPSDRLVAKDGFFGLHPSFTPLLPMWEARELAAVHATGLPVANRSHFAAMEELEDAAPGSPERSGWLNRLLGESGESRAVEGVAVGGGAAPTSLFGEEPILSYPTLAGATLAGDKPSDSRRTRRTALERMWASDGSRMGRAVQGAMSAIEDLRVGAAQANNAASYPRSDLGSALATVAQTLRGDLGTRLVTVDHGSWDMHSNLGTLAGGRLVGMADTLAASLAAFFDDLGSVRDRVTVVTISEFGRRVAENANLGLDHGWGNAMLVAGAGVSGGRYHGRWPGLQNTTDADLTVTTDYRSVLAEIVAARFPGASLPQVFPGFTRERVGVMTGQ, encoded by the coding sequence ATGCCCGCCTCGCCCGTCCGCCCCGCCACCCCCGGCGTCACTCCCGACGTCACCTGCGCCGACGCCGGCTGCGCGGGGTTCACCGCCTCCCGCCGGCGGGTGCTCGGCGGGCTCGCGCTCGGCGGGCTGACCACGATCACCGGGTCCACCGTGGTGACCATGAGCGGCGCGCCCGCACTGGCCGCCGAGGCGGACGACGACTCTGTCCTCGTGGTGCTGTCGCTGCGCGGTGCCAGCGACGGTCTCTCCCTGGTGGTGCCCCACGGCGACCCCGCCTACTACGCCGCCCGGCCCCGGATCGCCGTCCCCAGCGACCGGCTGGTCGCCAAGGACGGATTCTTCGGCCTGCACCCGTCCTTCACCCCGCTGCTGCCGATGTGGGAGGCCCGCGAGCTGGCCGCCGTGCACGCCACCGGTCTGCCGGTTGCCAACCGGTCGCACTTCGCGGCGATGGAGGAGCTCGAGGACGCGGCCCCCGGCTCGCCCGAGCGCTCCGGCTGGCTGAACCGGCTGCTCGGCGAGAGCGGGGAGTCCCGCGCGGTCGAGGGCGTCGCGGTCGGCGGCGGGGCCGCCCCGACGTCGCTCTTCGGCGAGGAGCCGATCCTCTCCTACCCGACCCTCGCCGGCGCGACGCTGGCCGGCGACAAGCCGTCGGACTCGCGGCGGACCCGGCGTACCGCCCTGGAGCGGATGTGGGCCTCCGACGGCAGCCGGATGGGCCGGGCCGTCCAGGGTGCGATGAGCGCCATCGAGGACCTCCGTGTCGGCGCGGCCCAGGCCAACAACGCAGCGAGCTACCCACGCAGCGACCTCGGGTCGGCGCTGGCCACCGTCGCGCAGACCCTGCGGGGCGACCTGGGGACGCGGCTGGTGACCGTCGACCACGGCTCCTGGGACATGCACTCCAACCTCGGGACGTTGGCCGGCGGGCGGCTGGTCGGGATGGCCGACACCCTCGCTGCCTCGCTCGCCGCGTTCTTCGACGACCTGGGCTCGGTGCGTGACCGGGTGACGGTGGTGACGATCAGCGAGTTCGGCCGCCGGGTCGCGGAGAACGCCAACTTGGGCCTGGACCACGGCTGGGGCAACGCGATGCTGGTGGCCGGAGCGGGGGTCAGCGGGGGCCGGTACCACGGTCGGTGGCCCGGTCTGCAGAACACCACGGACGCCGACCTGACGGTGACCACCGACTACCGCAGCGTGCTGGCCGAGATCGTGGCCGCCCGCTTCCCGGGCGCCTCCCTCCCGCAGGTCTTCCCGGGGTTCACCCGCGAACGGGTCGGCGTCATGACAGGTCAGTGA
- a CDS encoding LamG-like jellyroll fold domain-containing protein translates to MSVRARAGDRRTVLLAVAAILLAVVAAVASPSTFGGFTTSVTNRTNTAASAVFGSTATCQSTTTVGTPYFVYPMNEASGGTVADTSTPARPGTYRNSPISYRQDGPCDRDAGTGVSINTPLTSSTGRAFLSGPSGTVAGPGTFSAGIWFKTSSTRGGRLIGFGNGTGTDESGSYDRHLYLTNTGRVVFGVYPNAIRTVESSTGLNNNTWHYAVGTLSPGTGLRLYVDGVLVDSDTSVSAAENFTGQWRIGWDNLTTWPQAPTSEYYQGSLAWASVHTSVLSQAQVTAIWNAGR, encoded by the coding sequence GTGAGCGTCCGAGCCCGCGCCGGCGACCGGCGTACGGTCCTGCTCGCCGTCGCCGCGATCCTCCTGGCCGTCGTGGCCGCCGTGGCCTCGCCCAGCACGTTCGGCGGCTTCACCACGTCGGTGACCAACCGGACCAACACCGCCGCCAGCGCCGTCTTCGGCAGCACCGCCACCTGCCAGAGCACCACGACCGTCGGCACCCCGTACTTCGTCTACCCGATGAACGAGGCCTCCGGGGGCACCGTGGCCGACACGTCGACCCCCGCCCGGCCCGGCACCTACCGCAACAGCCCGATCAGCTACCGCCAGGACGGGCCCTGCGACCGCGACGCCGGGACCGGCGTCAGCATCAACACCCCACTCACCTCGAGCACGGGCCGGGCGTTCCTGAGCGGGCCCTCCGGCACCGTCGCCGGACCGGGCACGTTCAGCGCCGGGATCTGGTTCAAGACCTCCAGCACCCGGGGAGGCCGACTGATCGGGTTCGGCAACGGCACGGGGACCGACGAGTCCGGCAGCTACGACCGGCACCTCTACCTGACCAACACCGGCAGGGTCGTCTTCGGCGTCTACCCGAACGCGATCAGGACCGTGGAGTCGAGCACCGGGCTGAACAACAACACCTGGCACTACGCGGTCGGCACCCTGTCCCCCGGCACCGGCCTGCGCCTCTACGTCGACGGCGTCCTGGTCGACAGCGACACCTCGGTGAGCGCCGCCGAGAACTTCACCGGGCAGTGGCGGATCGGCTGGGACAACCTGACGACCTGGCCCCAGGCCCCCACCAGCGAGTACTACCAGGGCAGCCTGGCCTGGGCCTCGGTCCACACCAGCGTCCTGTCGCAGGCGCAGGTCACGGCCATCTGGAACGCCGGGCGCTGA
- a CDS encoding response regulator transcription factor, with product MSAKVLVVDDEPALARALAINLRTHGWEVVLAGDGRSALEAASTHHPDVVLLDLGLPDMDGTEVIAGLRGWSKVPIVVLSARQHGEDKVEALDLGADDYITKPFAMNELLARLRAALRRGATSEPEQTRVEVGALVVDLARKKVSRRGEDVRLTPTEWAFLELLARHVGRLVTREQVLREVWGPGYEDETGYLRVYAAQLRRKLEDDPAHPRHLVTSPGLGYTLEP from the coding sequence GTGAGCGCGAAGGTGCTGGTCGTCGACGACGAGCCCGCCCTGGCCCGCGCGCTCGCCATCAACCTGCGCACCCACGGGTGGGAGGTCGTCCTCGCCGGCGACGGGCGGAGCGCGCTCGAGGCGGCCTCGACCCACCACCCCGACGTGGTGCTGCTCGACCTCGGCCTGCCCGACATGGACGGCACCGAGGTGATCGCCGGTCTGCGGGGCTGGTCGAAGGTGCCGATCGTCGTGCTGTCCGCGCGCCAGCACGGCGAGGACAAGGTCGAGGCCCTCGACCTCGGGGCCGACGACTACATCACCAAGCCGTTCGCGATGAACGAGCTGCTCGCCCGGCTGCGGGCCGCGCTCCGCCGCGGCGCCACCTCCGAGCCCGAGCAGACCAGGGTGGAGGTCGGGGCGCTGGTGGTCGACCTCGCCCGGAAGAAGGTCAGCCGTCGGGGTGAGGACGTCCGGCTCACCCCGACCGAGTGGGCGTTCCTGGAGCTGCTGGCCCGCCACGTCGGGCGCCTGGTGACGCGGGAGCAGGTCCTGCGCGAGGTGTGGGGGCCGGGCTACGAGGACGAGACGGGCTACCTGCGGGTCTACGCCGCCCAGCTGCGCCGCAAGCTCGAGGACGACCCGGCGCACCCCCGCCACCTCGTGACGTCGCCGGGGCTGGGTTACACGCTGGAGCCCTGA
- a CDS encoding copper resistance CopC family protein gives MTKRRCGATGVAALLLVLASGGAASAHGDLTGGSPGPGDETAPGVTTLRLDLLEVDGDAPLSVAVTDEAGDPVAVGEAQVVDSDYVCAAVEPLTDGVWTIDYAGTGVDGHRFGSRFAFEVLPGGEQADPGPCADAELAAPGEAQTLAEMTETDAGVPVWVVWTLVGLGLVSAAAVVLRVRRDRASDADPGRG, from the coding sequence GTGACGAAGCGTCGGTGCGGGGCGACCGGGGTCGCTGCTCTGCTTCTCGTCCTGGCCTCCGGAGGGGCGGCGTCGGCGCACGGGGACCTGACCGGGGGCTCCCCGGGGCCCGGGGACGAGACCGCGCCGGGTGTCACCACGCTGCGGCTCGACCTCCTCGAGGTCGACGGGGACGCGCCCCTGTCGGTCGCCGTGACCGATGAGGCCGGCGACCCGGTTGCGGTCGGGGAGGCGCAGGTCGTCGACTCCGACTACGTCTGCGCCGCGGTCGAGCCGCTCACCGACGGCGTCTGGACCATCGACTACGCCGGGACGGGCGTCGACGGCCACCGCTTCGGCAGCCGGTTCGCCTTCGAGGTGCTGCCCGGTGGCGAGCAGGCCGACCCCGGTCCCTGCGCCGACGCCGAGCTGGCCGCCCCCGGGGAGGCGCAGACCCTCGCCGAGATGACCGAGACCGACGCCGGCGTCCCAGTCTGGGTGGTCTGGACCCTGGTCGGCCTGGGCCTGGTGTCCGCGGCCGCGGTGGTGCTGCGGGTGCGGCGCGACCGCGCCTCTGACGCCGACCCCGGACGGGGCTGA
- a CDS encoding 3-keto-5-aminohexanoate cleavage protein: MSSHDPRPVRADGILVTVAPTGAETAKADCPALPTTLEELVVAAQESQAAGAAMVHVHIRDDDHAPSLDATRLRDTVQALHEQTDLVVQLSTGGSVHDPLEQRLKVLDAEPDSCSLTLGTVNFGDDVFLNPWPFVTELYQLAQERGVLPEFEIFDLGQVATLRRLLDTYGPPPAGAVHCDFVMGVPGGMPGTAPALVAAHAALPPEVTSWSATGVGRTALPVALTTLAMGGHLRVGMEDTLTLRRGVPVESNAQLVERAVRLAGEAGRTPYDVDEARTLLRLPARTR; this comes from the coding sequence GTGAGCAGCCACGACCCCCGCCCCGTCCGCGCCGACGGCATCCTCGTCACCGTCGCCCCGACCGGCGCCGAGACCGCCAAGGCCGACTGCCCGGCGCTGCCGACCACGCTCGAGGAGCTGGTCGTCGCCGCGCAGGAGTCCCAGGCCGCGGGGGCGGCGATGGTGCACGTGCACATCCGCGACGACGACCATGCCCCCTCGCTGGACGCGACCCGGCTGCGCGACACCGTGCAGGCGCTGCACGAGCAGACCGACCTGGTCGTCCAGCTCTCCACCGGTGGCTCGGTGCACGACCCGCTGGAGCAGCGGCTGAAGGTGCTCGACGCGGAGCCGGACTCCTGCAGCCTGACCCTCGGCACGGTCAACTTCGGCGACGACGTCTTCCTCAACCCGTGGCCGTTCGTGACCGAGCTCTACCAGCTGGCCCAGGAGCGGGGCGTGCTGCCGGAGTTCGAGATCTTCGACCTCGGCCAGGTCGCCACGCTGCGCCGCCTGCTGGACACCTACGGCCCTCCGCCCGCCGGCGCGGTGCACTGCGACTTCGTGATGGGGGTGCCCGGCGGGATGCCCGGCACCGCCCCCGCGCTGGTGGCCGCCCACGCCGCGCTCCCGCCCGAGGTCACCTCCTGGTCGGCGACCGGCGTCGGACGCACCGCGCTGCCGGTCGCGCTGACCACCCTGGCGATGGGCGGGCACCTGCGCGTCGGCATGGAGGACACCCTGACCCTGCGACGCGGGGTGCCGGTGGAGTCGAACGCCCAGCTGGTCGAGCGGGCCGTACGCCTGGCCGGCGAGGCGGGGCGCACGCCGTACGACGTCGACGAGGCGCGGACGCTGCTGCGGCTGCCGGCCCGGACCCGCTGA
- a CDS encoding sensor histidine kinase produces MDRRRTPDPTALDAARLGRLRADQDSPRDVREGDHALWQLTVEHSPVGMCLVNLEGDLVMPNRAFAEMIGYTQAEVRGLTFQELTHPDDLGEDVALFEQALRGERTSYRLVKRYLHADGSVVWGDLSVALMRASDGTPLHFISQVLDVTTQRQDRERLAQAMAAVERERSLSQAVLDTVDVGLVLVDRDGGAERVNRRQLAILAMADPDGLLSSTGHNGHFYAADGTTPLTVDQMPTMRAVCGEEFDDDRVWVGPDRASRRALSVSARTVRDAAGEAVGAALAFSDVTDLVTALQAREVFESSVSHELRTPLTSVLGHLELVLDDPGLSEAATRQLRVAQRNATRLQYLVSDLLDPAARGLGTLELLRAPTDVAALVRDVVATGSAEARAAQIAVVAHADDCVRAVVDVHRVHQVLDNLVSNAVKYTDPGGSVDVTVEADEDEVTLSVTDTGIGIAPDDLERLFEPFFRADHARERVAPGVGLGLGIARSIVVAHGGRLEVDSTPGAGSTFCVVLPRGDHAVRDLRPDH; encoded by the coding sequence ATGGACCGCCGGCGGACCCCCGACCCGACCGCGCTCGACGCGGCGCGGCTCGGTCGTCTGCGGGCCGACCAGGACAGCCCGCGCGACGTCCGCGAGGGCGACCACGCGCTGTGGCAGCTGACGGTGGAGCACTCGCCGGTCGGCATGTGCCTGGTGAACCTGGAGGGCGACCTGGTGATGCCGAACCGCGCCTTCGCCGAGATGATCGGCTACACCCAGGCCGAGGTGCGTGGACTGACCTTCCAGGAGCTCACCCACCCCGACGACCTCGGGGAGGACGTCGCACTGTTCGAGCAGGCGCTGCGCGGTGAGCGGACCTCGTACCGCCTGGTCAAGCGCTACCTGCACGCCGACGGGAGCGTGGTGTGGGGCGACCTGTCGGTCGCGCTGATGCGCGCGAGCGACGGCACCCCGTTGCACTTCATCAGCCAGGTGCTCGACGTGACCACGCAGCGCCAGGACCGCGAGCGGCTAGCCCAGGCGATGGCGGCCGTCGAGCGCGAGCGCTCCCTGTCGCAGGCCGTCCTGGACACCGTCGACGTCGGCCTGGTCCTCGTCGACCGCGACGGGGGTGCCGAGCGCGTCAACCGACGCCAGCTCGCGATCCTGGCGATGGCCGACCCCGACGGCCTCCTCAGCAGCACCGGGCACAACGGGCACTTCTACGCCGCCGACGGCACCACGCCGCTGACCGTGGACCAGATGCCGACGATGCGGGCCGTGTGCGGCGAGGAGTTCGACGACGACCGGGTCTGGGTCGGCCCCGACCGGGCCAGCCGCCGCGCGCTCTCGGTCTCCGCGCGGACCGTGCGTGACGCCGCCGGCGAGGCCGTCGGCGCCGCCCTGGCCTTCAGCGACGTCACCGACCTGGTCACCGCCCTGCAGGCCCGGGAGGTCTTCGAGAGCTCGGTCTCCCACGAGCTGCGCACGCCGCTGACCAGCGTGCTCGGCCACCTGGAGCTGGTGCTCGACGACCCCGGGCTGTCCGAGGCGGCCACCCGGCAGCTGCGGGTCGCCCAGCGCAACGCCACCCGGCTGCAGTACCTCGTCTCGGACCTGCTCGACCCCGCCGCTCGGGGACTGGGCACCCTCGAGCTGCTCCGCGCCCCCACCGACGTCGCCGCCCTGGTCCGCGACGTGGTGGCCACCGGCTCCGCCGAGGCGCGCGCCGCGCAGATCGCCGTCGTGGCGCACGCGGACGACTGCGTCCGGGCCGTGGTCGACGTCCACCGCGTCCACCAGGTGCTCGACAACCTGGTCTCGAACGCCGTCAAGTACACCGACCCGGGCGGGAGCGTCGACGTCACCGTCGAGGCCGACGAGGACGAGGTGACGCTGAGCGTGACCGACACCGGGATCGGGATCGCGCCGGACGACCTCGAGCGGCTCTTCGAGCCGTTCTTCCGCGCCGACCACGCCCGCGAGCGGGTCGCACCCGGCGTCGGGCTGGGCCTGGGCATCGCCCGGTCGATCGTGGTCGCGCACGGCGGTCGGCTGGAGGTCGACAGCACCCCGGGCGCCGGGTCGACCTTCTGCGTGGTGCTGCCCCGCGGCGACCACGCCGTACGGGACCTCCGACCCGACCACTGA